CCTCGGCGGCAGTTCGCGCAGCAGCAGCGACAGCATGATGGTCACGTCGCCGGCGCCCACGTCGGGCCGCAGTGAGCCCTCCTTCTGCGCCTGCTCGACGATCCGGTCCAGGATGTCGAGCGCCTCGCGGCGGAATTCCTGGGTCTTCGGGTCCGCCTGGAGCACCTCCCGCGCGAGCGGCGACAGCATGGCCAGCTGCACGCTCAGCTTCACCTTCTGCGTGAGGCGGAGGAACCGGACGAGCGCCTCCCACGCCGTCGATTCCTCCGCCTCCGCGGCCCGCGCGTCGACCAGCACGCTGCTGAACGTGTCCCGCGCGATCTCCCGCAGCAACGACACCCGATCGGGGAAGCGCCGGTAGAGCGTGCCGACGCCGACGCCCGCTCGGCGCGCGATCTCCTCCATCGGCACGTCGGGCCCGGCATCGGCGAACAACTCCTTGGCGGCGGCGAGGATCTGGTCGCGGTTGCGCCGCGCGTCCGCCCGCAACCGGGTCTCCTCGTGCTCGACCGTCATCTCAGCCACCTCTCAGCTTCCGCGGGATTGTCTCACCCCAACGGATGTGGACGCTCGCATTCCACATCGGTACCGTGAAAAGCGGAAGGTAAACCTCCACATACTCTTCGTCCGGATTGAGGTAGCCGTGTCCGAAACCACCACCACCGAGCGGGTCCCGTCGTTCCCGATGGAACGCCGCTGCCCGTACGCCCCGCCCGCCGAATACGACCGGATCCGCGCGGAGAACCCCGTGTCGCAGGTCGAGCTGCCGACCGGCAAACGGGCCTGGGTGCTCACCCGGCACGAGGACGTGCGCGCGATGCTCGCCGACCCTCGGTTCAGCTCGGACCGGGCGAATCCGCAGTTCCCCGCGCTGGTGGACAACACCAGGATGCGCGAGGCGTTCAAGCCGTCGCTGATTTCGATGGACCCGCCCGAGCACGGGCCGGCGCGGCGCGCGGTGGTCGGGGAGTTCACCGTGCGCCGGATGGAGGCGCTGCGGCCGCGGATCCAGGAGATCGTGGACCAGGCCATCGACGACCTGCTGGCCGCCGAAGAGCCCGCGGACCTGGTCACCCACCTGTCGCTGCCGGTGCCTTCCCTGGTGATCTGCGAGCTGCTGGGCGTGCCGTACGCCGATCACGAGTTCTTCCAGCAGCACTCGGGCCGGCTGCTCAGCCGGGAGACCACTCCCGAGGACCGGCGGCACGCGGTCGACCAGCTCACCGGGTATCTGGACAAGCTGATCGTGGAGAAGGAGGCGGCGCCGACCGACGACCTGCTCGGCAGGCAGATCGTCAAGCAGCGCGAGGACAACAACGTCGATCACGAGGCGCTGGTCAGCCTCGCCTTCCTGCTGCTGATCGCCGGGCACGAGACCACCGCGAACATGATCTCGCTCGGTGTGGTCGCGCTGCTCGAGCACCCGGAACAGCTGAAGCTGCTGCGTGACGATCCGGGTCTCACGCTCAGCGCGGTCGAGGAACTGCTGCGGTACTTCACCATCGCGGAGCTGGCGACGACCAGGCTGGCCACCGAGGACGTGGAGATCGGCGGGGTGCTGATCAAGGCGGGTGAGGGCGTGATCGGCCTGTCGAACTCCGCGAACCACGACCCGGCGGCCTACGAGCGGCCGGACGAACTGGACATCGCGCGGGGTGCGCGCAACCACGTGGCGTTCGGCTTCGGCGCGCACCAGTGCCTCGGCCAGAACCTGGCGCGCATGGAACTGCAGATCGTGTTCGACACGCTGTTCCGCCGGGTGCCGTCGCTGCGCATCGCCCGACCGGTCGACGAGCTGGACTACAAGCGCAACAGCACGGTCTACGGGCTGCACTCGCTGCCGGTGGCGTGGACATGAGGATCACCACGGACGTCGACCGCTGCGTCGGTGCCGGGCAGTGCGTGCTCACCGAGCCCGCGGTGTTCGACCAGAACGAGGCGGACGGCACGGTTGTCCTGCTGACCGACGAGGTGGGTGGTGAGGCGGCGGAGCGGGTGCGGGAAGCCACCCACATCTGCCCGGCGCAGGCGCTGTCCATTTCGGACTAGTTTCGGGCGGCCGGTGCCGTGAACGTGGCTTTCACGGCACTTCACGGCACCGGCGGCGGGCTAATTCGATTGTTGCGGTGGCGTGGCGGCTGGTAGAAGGCCGTCATGGAGATCCGGGAAGCAACCGTCGCGGAGCTGGCCACGCTGCCCGCGCTCGAATCGGCGTCGGATTCGATCTTCGCCGAGCTGGGGTTCCCGCCCCTGCCGCCGCCGGGCAGCCCCGACGAGCTGGCCGCCGCGCGGCTGGTGCTGGTCGCGGGTAGTCCGCCGGCGGGCTTCGCCAGGGTCGAGGTGGTCGACGGCAACGCGCACCTGGAACAACTCGCCGTGCACCCGGCGCACTTCCGCCAGGGCATCGGGACGTCACTGGTGCGCGCGGTCCTCACCTGGGCACGAACGGCGGGCTTCCCGGCGGTGACCCTGTGCACCTTCGCGGACATCCCGTGGAATGGCCCTTTCTACCGAAAACTCGGCTTCACCGAGGTCGCAGACCCGGGTCCGGGGCTTCGGGAGCTTCGGGCTCACGAACAGGCTTTGGGCCTGGATGATTTGGGGGCTCGCACGGTCCTTCGCCATCCCCTGACCGCTAGCTGACCCCGGCTTCCGCGGACACCGAGCGCGAAGCCAGGCAGCAGGCGCGATTCGGGGATGGGCGCCGGTTCGAAGACAGAGGCGAGAACCGGCGGTGAAGGCGCAGCGCCAGTCCGAGAAAGCGGGCACAGGTTCGAGCGAGCGCGAAGCCGAGAAGCGGGTCGAGCACGAGGCGCGGGTTCGGGCGCCAGGCGCGGGTTCGAGCGCCAGGCGCGGGTTCGAGCGCCAGGCGCGGGTTCGAGCGCCAGGCGCGGGTTCGGGCGCCAGGCGCGGGTTCGGGCGCCAGGGCGACAAGCGGGTGTGGTGTCGAGAAGCGGCCCAAGCCGGAAGAAGCGGGCGCGAGTCCGAGGGCGGGCGCGGCCGGGCGAAAGCGAAGCGGGCGCGAGCCGGGAAGTGGACGCGGCGTGAGGTCGGGAAGTGAGCGCAAGCCGGAAAAGCAGGCGGATCCGAGAGACGAGCGCGGCAAAGCTGGAGAAGCGAGCGCGGATCCAAGAAACGGCGAGGCACAAGAAGAAGCGGGCGCCCGGTGGGACAAGCAAGAAGGGGCGCAAGCCCAGCAGGGTCAGGGGCGCGGGCGGACCAGTTGCGTCAGGAATTCCTGGTTGGTTTCCGTCTTACGCAAGCCGTCCAGCAAGGTCTCGGTGGGGTGCTCCTGGCTTTCCAGTGCGCGCCGCAGGGTTTTGACGGTGCTGGCTTCGGCGGGGCAAACAAGTAGGTCGTCCCGGCGGGTGCCGGACTGGGGTAGGTCGATGGCCGGCCACACCCGCTTGCTGGCCAGGCGGCGGTCCAGGCGTAGTTCGGCGTTGCCGGTGCCCTTGTACTCCTCGAAGATGACCGTGTCGCCGACCGAGCCGGTGTCGATCAGGGCGGTGGCGAAGATGGTCAGCGAGCCACCGTTCTCGATGTTGCGGGCGGCGCCGAGGAAGCGCTTGGGCGGGGTCAGCGCGGTCGAATCCACGCCACCGGACAGAATCCGGCCCGAGGCCGGCGCGGCCAGGTTGTAGGCGCGGCCCAGTCGTGTCAGGGAATCCAGTAGTACCACCACATCCCGGCCCTGTTCGACCAGGCGCTTGGCGCGTTCGATGGCCAGCTCGGCCAGGGCCGTGTGATCGGCGGGCGGTCGGTCGAAGGTGGCGGCGATCACCTCACCGGGCACCGCGCGGGAGAGATCGGTCACCTCTTCCGGACGCTCACCGACCAGCACCAGCATCAGGTGACACTCCGGGTGGTTCTTGCTTATCCCGTGCGCGATCGCTTGCAGCACCGAGGTTTTCCCGGCCTTCGGCGGCGCCACGATCAACGCGCGCTGCCCCTTGCCGACCGGCATCACCAGGTCGATCGCGCGGGTGGTCAGCTCGTGCCGCTCGGTTTCCAGGCGCAGTCTTTGGTTGGGGTACAAGGGAACCAGGTCGGCGAAGGCCGGACGGGATCGCCGCCGCGGGTCGTGGCCGTTGACCGCGGTCACTTCCCCGTTGTTCGCAAGGGAAATCAGGTCGCCGCGACGCAGTCCCAGGTCGCGGACCACCTTCTGCGGGATGGGCACGTCGTCCGGGCCGGGCAGGTAGCCATCGGCCCTGACCTGGGCGCGGTTGCCCACGATGTCGAGTATTCCGTTGGTAGTCATGATGAATCCTTCTGAAGAGAATGAATGAAGGGGCCGGCGGATCAGCACCGGTACAAGAACTGAAAGGCAGTCTGAGCGGGAGGCGTGGCCTGCATCCGCCAGAGGAGACTTCACCACGGTAGCCCAGCGGGGCGGTGGAGCGCAACCTGGAACCTCGGCGGACCTCGGCGCGTCACATCTCGAATACCCGAACCGAGGAGGACACTCGATGAAGTACGGCAGGACGGTCGCGGCGCTGGTCACGGCCGGGCTCGCGGTCAGCGGCCTGACCGCGGCGCACGCCGCCGGAGCCCAGCCGGTCTACTTCGTGCACGGCTACAACGACACCGGCAAGTCGGACTGCGCGTCCCTGTGGGGCAACGCGATCGACTACTTCACCGAACGCGGCAAGAGCCGGAGCGACCTGAAGACCGTCGGCTACTACGCGGGTGACTCCAACTGCGACGTCACCGTCGCCAACGCCAGCACCGGCACGCGCATCAAGCACGTCGCCGCCGATCTGGCGAACAGGATCTACCAGGACCACACCAGCAAGGGCGAATCCGTCGAGATCGTCGGGCATTCGATGGGCGGGCTGGTCACGCGCGTCGCGCTGCTCGGCTCGGCGCAGGGCTGGGAGGGTTTCCCGAAGGGCAAGCTCAAGGTGAGCGACGTGGTCACGCTGGCCACCCCGCACCAGGGCATCACCGACCCCGGCAAGTACAACAGCACCCAGTGGGACTCGATGAAGCCCGGCTCCACCTTCATGGACGTGCTGCACGCGCCGGAGAACCGGCTCACCGAGAGCTGGGCCAAGGGCACCGACTGGAGCTTCGTCGGGTCCGATGAGGACGGTACGGTCAGCTACGACTCGGCCATCGACAAGGGTTACCACGCCGACCACAAGTACCGGTACCGCCCGGACGCCGACTACGACATCTCGCACACGAACATCCGGAAACTGGCGCCCGGCAAGGAGAAGTTCAACCTGCGCTACTGGCACTCCAGTGCGGGCAAGGAGCACGACACCACCAACGGCTGGGCGCCGCTGGAGACGGCCTACAACGCGTTGAGCCGCAACGGGGACTGGTAAGCCCGGTCAGAGGCGGTCGACAGCGGTGACGTGCAGCACCGCGGTCCCCGCCTCGTCCGACGCCGCCAGGTCGACCTCGGCGCTGATGCCCCAGTCGTGGTTGCCGTCCGGGTCGTCGAAGATCTGGCGCACCTTCCACAGTTCCGGCTCCCGCTCGATCATCAGCAGCGCCGGACCACGCGCATCGGGGCCGATGCCCAGCTCGTCGTGCTCCTCGAAGTACTCCTCCATCGCGTCTTCCCACTCGTCGGCGGTCCAGCCGGACGCGGCATCCAGCTCGCCGAGTTCGTAGTAGTTCCGCCGGGCCGCCAGTTCGACCCGCCGGAAGAGCTGGTTCCGCACCAGCACGCGGAAAGCGCGCTCGTTGCGGGTGACCGGCGGCGGTCCTTCCGGCAGCGCCGGCGGCGCGTGCGGGTCGTCGGAATCGGGGTGCCGCAAGGCTTCCCACTCGTCCAGCAGGCTGGAGTCGACCTGGCGCACCAGTTCGCCCAGCCATTCGATGAGGTCCTGCAGCGGTTCGGTCTTCGCCTCGTCCGGCACGGTGTGCCGCAGCGTGTCGTAGGTGTCGGCGAGGTAGCGCAGCACCAGCCCTTCCGAGCGGGCCAGCTGGTAGAAACCGATGTACTCGACGAAGTTCATCGCGCGCTCGTACATGTCGCGCACCACGGACTTCGGCGAGAGCTGGTAGTCGTCCACCCACGGGTGACCCTGGCGGTAGCCGCGGTAGGCGACCTCCAGCAGTTCCGCCAGCGGCTTCGGGTAGCTGACCTCCTCCAGCAGCTCCATCCGCTCGTCGTACTCGATGCCCTCGGCCTTCATCGCCTGCACGGCCTCACCGCGCGCCTTGAACTGCTGCTGCGACAGCACCGGCCTCGGGTCATCCACAATGGATTCCACAATGGACACGACGTCCAGCGCGTAGCTCGGCGACTCGGTGTCCAGCAGCTCGATCGCGGCCAGCGCCAGCGGCGACAGCGGCTGGTTCAGCGCGAAGTCGAACTGGAGGTCCACGGTCAGCCGGACGATCCGGCCCTGCTCGTCCGGTTCGTCCAGCCGCTCCACCACCCCGGCGGCGAGCAGCGCGCGGTAGATCGCGATCGCGCGCAGGATGTGCTTGCGCTGCGCCGGGCGGTCCTCGTGGTTGTCCTCGAGCAGGTGCCGCATCGAGTCGAAGGCGTTGCCCGGGCGGGAGATCACGTTCAGCAGCATCGAGTGGCTGACCCGGAAGCTGGAGGTGAGCGGCTCCGGTTCGGCGGCGACCAGCCGCTCGAAGGTGCTCTCGGTCCAGTTCACGAAGCCTTCCGGCGCCTTCTTGCGGGTGATCTTCCGCTTCTTCTTCGGATCGTCACCGGCCTTCTCCAGCGCCTTGGCGTTCTCGATGACGTGGTCCGGCGCCTCCACCACGACGTAGCCGTCGGTGTCGTAGCCCGCCCGGCCGGCGCGCCCGGCGATCTGGTGGAACTCGCGGGCCTTGAGGTGCCGCTGCCGCACGCCGTCGTACTTGGTCAGCGCGGAGAACACCACCGTGCGGATGGGCACGTTGATGCCGACGCCGAGGGTGTCGGTCCCGCAGATCACCTTGAGCAGCCCGGCCTGGGCCAGTTGCTCGACCAGGCGGCGGTACTTCGGCAGCATGCCGGCGTGGTGCACGCCGATACCGTGGCGCACCAGGCGCGAGAGGGTCTTGCCGAAGCCCGCGGCGAAGCGGAACTCGCCGATCATGTCGGCGATGGCCTCCTTCTCCGCCTTGCTGGACACGTTGATGCTCATCAGCGTCTGCGCGCGTTCGATCGCCGCCGCCTGGGAGAAGTGCACCACGTACACCGGTGCCTGGCCGCCGTGGAGCAGCTCGGACATGGTCTCGTGCATCGGCGTGAGCGCGTAGCGATAGGTCAGCGGCACCGGCCGCTCCGCGGAGGTGACCACCGCGGTCTCGCGCCCGGTGCGCCGGGTCAGGTCCTTCTCGAAGAAGGAGACGTCGCCGAGGGTGGCCGACATCAGCACGAACTGCGCCTTCGGCAGCTCCAGCAGCGGGATCTGCCACGCCCAGCCGCGGTCGGGCTCGCTGTAGAAGTGGAACTCGTCGGCCACCACCTGGCCGACGTCCGCCCCGGCACCGAACCGCAACGCGATGTTCGCCAGGATTTCGGCCGTGCAGCAGATGATCGGCGCGTCGGCGTTGACGCTGGAGTCGCCGGTCATCATGCCCACGTTCGCCGGGCCGAAGATCTCGATGAGCTGGAAGAACTTCTCCGAGACCAGCGCCTTGATCGGGGCGGTGTAGTAACTGCGCCTGCCGTGGGCCATGGCGGTGAAATGCGCGCCGACGGCCACCATGCTCTTGCCGGATCCGGTCGGCGTCGACAGAATCACGTTGGCGCCGGAGACGACCTCGATCAAGGCCTCTTCCTGCGCCGGATACAGCTCCAGGCCGCGGTCGGCGGCCCAGTCGGCGAAGGCTTCGAACAGGGCGTCGGGCTCGGGCACCGCCGGGATGCGGTCGTCGAGTCGCTGGGTGCTCGGTGCGGGCTGTGTGCTCATCAGGGAAGTCATCGTGCCATCTCCGCCAGCCGGACGGGCGGGGGTGATCGCGCCACGAAGGCCGAACCCGTAGGCTGCGCATACCGCGCACCGACAGGGGGAAGCCTGGACCGGAGCGCATACGGTGGGTGATTGGCGGAGGACAGGTAATGGCACAGGACATCGTCCCGGTCGAGCTCGGGTTGCCCCAAGGTGACCTGGTGACCCTCTGGGCACCGCGCTGGCGGGAAGACGGCGAGGAATGGGAAGCCTTCCTCGGCGACGAGGAGGACCTGTACGCCTTCCCCGACGCGGCCCACCTCGCCGCGTTCGTCCGGACGGCCGAACAGCACGACCTGATCGACCACCCGGCGTGGCACGCGGTGCCCGCGCTGAACGTGCCGGAGCTGATCCCGGACGACGACCACTCCTACGACCTGGTCGGCGTGCCCGAGCTGGTCGCCGAGGAGCCGGACTCCTGGACCATCGGTGAACTCGCCGAGATCGTCGGCATCGTGCGCTCGCTCGCGGACGTCTGCGAGCTCGAAGAGGTGCACGAGGTGCTCGACAGCTGCGAGGGCTTCTCGCTGCTGGAGCAGGGCAGGCTGCCGTTCACCGGCCGCGAGGGCGAGCGCCTGTGGACCGATCTGTCCGAGGCCGTCTCCGAGAAGTGGGACGTCGTGCTCGACGCGATCGACGGCCTGGTCACCGTGCCGGACGTGGACGCCACCCTGCTGGAGCAGACCGCCGAGGAGCTGGCGACGTTCCTGGAGGAGTCGGCCGAGGCGGAGGCCGCCGCGGCCGAGGGCACCGACGACGACCTCGAAGCCGTCGACGGCGATGACGCCGAGGCCGAAGAGGACGAGGCGCCCACCGGGTTCTGGGCCGAGGTCGGCATCGACCCGATCAAGATCGTCACCAAGTCCGACGAGTACTACTCGCTGCGCTGCTACCTCGACGACGAGCCGATCTTCCTCGGCTCCGACGGCCGGATCGACGTCTACAGCTCGCCGCGCGCGCTGTCCAGGGCGCTGGCCGAGCCGAAGGAACTGGCCGGCAGCGAGCTGGCCGAAGTGTCCACTTGGGACGAAGTACTGGCCAAGGCCACCGGCGGGGACCTGGAGATCGAGGTCCACGAGGACAACACCTACGTGCTGGCCGGGCTGGACGAGGACATCGCCGAGGGCATCGACGCGATCGACCCGACCCAGCTGGAGCTGGCGGTGGAACTGCTCACCGACACCGCCGACTGGGCCGACGACGACAGCGTCGGCGAGGCGCTGCAGAAGTCGGAGAGCCTGGGCTGGCTGGTCAACTTCGTGATCGAGCCGGACCCGACGCGCCTCGCGCCGAGCGCTCCGTTCGACGCCGAGGAAGGCGCCTGGCGCAAGCTGGTCGAGTCCTTCGAGGATCGCCTGCGCACGCACTAGTCGCACTAGTCCCGGCGGCCGCACCGCCACGCAAGCCAGCTTCAAACACCTAGTCCCGTTCGGCGTGTACTGGGGTCAGCCAGATGGCCAGTAGCGGGAAGACCGCGGCCACGCAGAACGCCAGCGCGTAACGGGAATCGCCGATCACCAGGCCGAGCAGCGGCGGCGTGGCCGCCGCCGCGATGTTCTGGCCGGTGTTCTGCGCGCCCATCGCGCGGCCCGCCCACGCGTGTCCGGCGAGTTCGGCGGAGGCGGTGAAGCCGAGGCCGTTGTCGCTGACGCTGATCACCGCGGCCAGCACCAGTGCGATCACCACCAGCCAGGGTGCGGTGGCGTCCCCGGCGGCGACCAGCAGCATCACCGCCGCGCTGGCGACGGCGAGCCGGCGCATCGGGCGCAGCCTGCTGCCCACCCGGTCCGACCAGTACCCGGTGCCGATGCGCGCGAGCGCGCCCAGCGCCTGCACGGCGGCCAGGAACCAACCGGCGGCCAGCGGACTCCAGTCCCGCACGGCCACCAGGTAGACCGGCGCGAAGGCCGAAACGGCGAACTGCGGCACCACCAGCAGCGCGCTCGCGCCGTGCAGTCGCCAGAGCACGGGCGTGCGGTACGGCGACGGCGGTTTGGCCGGTGCGCCCGCGACCGGCTCCGGGCGCGGCGGATCGGTGACCAGTGCGGCCACGAGCACCGCGACGAGGATCGCCAGCAGCCCGGGGAACAACAACGCGGCGCGCCAGCCGTGCGCCTGGGCGAGCGGCGGCAGCGCGAGCGCCGCGATGCCGACGCCGATCGGCTGCGCGGTCTGCCGCAAGCCCATCGCCATGCCGCGCTCGCTCGCGCTGAACCAGCCCATCACCACCCGTCCGCTGGCGGCGTTCACCGACGCCGTGGCGGCACCGGCGAGCAGGAAAACGCTGAACAACACGGGCAGTGAAGTCGGGTTCAACGCGGTGTAGCTCAGCAGCAGGCCGGAGGCGCCGAGGCCGAGCGCCATGATCAGTCGCTCTCCGTAACGGTCCGCCGCGGCGCCCCACACGATGAGGGTCAGCAATAGCCCGATGGAAGGTGCGGCCACCACCGCGCCGGCGGCGGCGAGGGACAGCCCCTCGATCTCCTGGAGCACCGGCACCAGGAACGGGATGCCGTAGAGAAAGGCGCAACTCGCGGCCTGTGCGAGCAGCCCGAGCGCCAGTACCAGCCAGCGGCGGCGACTCGCGGTGACCGTCTGCGCCATGCGTCCTCCCAAATAGTGGGAGCCAACTCCTACCATTTGGACTTTACTTCGCAAGGCTAAATAAATCAAGCCCCGCCCGGAAAGCCGCGTCCGGACGGGGCTGGAAGTAGCGCGCAGGTCAAGAACCGATCAAGTCCGCATAACCGGGCTTGATCACGTTATTGATGATATCGAGCCGTTTGTCGAAATCGAGGAATGCGGACTTCATCGCGTTGATCGTGAACCACTGGAGATCGGCCCAGCCGAATCCGAAGGCCTCGGCCAGCAAGGCGAACTCGCTGGACATGGTGCAACCACTCATCAGCCGGTTGTCGGTGTTCACCGTGACCCGGAAGCGAAGCCGGGTGAGCAGGCCGATGGGGTGCTCGGCGATCGAGG
The genomic region above belongs to Amycolatopsis sp. YIM 10 and contains:
- a CDS encoding TetR/AcrR family transcriptional regulator, producing MTVEHEETRLRADARRNRDQILAAAKELFADAGPDVPMEEIARRAGVGVGTLYRRFPDRVSLLREIARDTFSSVLVDARAAEAEESTAWEALVRFLRLTQKVKLSVQLAMLSPLAREVLQADPKTQEFRREALDILDRIVEQAQKEGSLRPDVGAGDVTIMLSLLLRELPPRSAAVASFATERCIQLMLDGLRARPGSSLPGRAVTSADLLME
- a CDS encoding cytochrome P450 — protein: MERRCPYAPPAEYDRIRAENPVSQVELPTGKRAWVLTRHEDVRAMLADPRFSSDRANPQFPALVDNTRMREAFKPSLISMDPPEHGPARRAVVGEFTVRRMEALRPRIQEIVDQAIDDLLAAEEPADLVTHLSLPVPSLVICELLGVPYADHEFFQQHSGRLLSRETTPEDRRHAVDQLTGYLDKLIVEKEAAPTDDLLGRQIVKQREDNNVDHEALVSLAFLLLIAGHETTANMISLGVVALLEHPEQLKLLRDDPGLTLSAVEELLRYFTIAELATTRLATEDVEIGGVLIKAGEGVIGLSNSANHDPAAYERPDELDIARGARNHVAFGFGAHQCLGQNLARMELQIVFDTLFRRVPSLRIARPVDELDYKRNSTVYGLHSLPVAWT
- a CDS encoding ferredoxin, producing MRITTDVDRCVGAGQCVLTEPAVFDQNEADGTVVLLTDEVGGEAAERVREATHICPAQALSISD
- a CDS encoding GNAT family N-acetyltransferase; the encoded protein is MEIREATVAELATLPALESASDSIFAELGFPPLPPPGSPDELAAARLVLVAGSPPAGFARVEVVDGNAHLEQLAVHPAHFRQGIGTSLVRAVLTWARTAGFPAVTLCTFADIPWNGPFYRKLGFTEVADPGPGLRELRAHEQALGLDDLGARTVLRHPLTAS
- a CDS encoding transcription termination factor Rho, short form; the protein is MTTNGILDIVGNRAQVRADGYLPGPDDVPIPQKVVRDLGLRRGDLISLANNGEVTAVNGHDPRRRSRPAFADLVPLYPNQRLRLETERHELTTRAIDLVMPVGKGQRALIVAPPKAGKTSVLQAIAHGISKNHPECHLMLVLVGERPEEVTDLSRAVPGEVIAATFDRPPADHTALAELAIERAKRLVEQGRDVVVLLDSLTRLGRAYNLAAPASGRILSGGVDSTALTPPKRFLGAARNIENGGSLTIFATALIDTGSVGDTVIFEEYKGTGNAELRLDRRLASKRVWPAIDLPQSGTRRDDLLVCPAEASTVKTLRRALESQEHPTETLLDGLRKTETNQEFLTQLVRPRP
- a CDS encoding triacylglycerol lipase: MKYGRTVAALVTAGLAVSGLTAAHAAGAQPVYFVHGYNDTGKSDCASLWGNAIDYFTERGKSRSDLKTVGYYAGDSNCDVTVANASTGTRIKHVAADLANRIYQDHTSKGESVEIVGHSMGGLVTRVALLGSAQGWEGFPKGKLKVSDVVTLATPHQGITDPGKYNSTQWDSMKPGSTFMDVLHAPENRLTESWAKGTDWSFVGSDEDGTVSYDSAIDKGYHADHKYRYRPDADYDISHTNIRKLAPGKEKFNLRYWHSSAGKEHDTTNGWAPLETAYNALSRNGDW
- a CDS encoding RNA helicase, which gives rise to MSTQPAPSTQRLDDRIPAVPEPDALFEAFADWAADRGLELYPAQEEALIEVVSGANVILSTPTGSGKSMVAVGAHFTAMAHGRRSYYTAPIKALVSEKFFQLIEIFGPANVGMMTGDSSVNADAPIICCTAEILANIALRFGAGADVGQVVADEFHFYSEPDRGWAWQIPLLELPKAQFVLMSATLGDVSFFEKDLTRRTGRETAVVTSAERPVPLTYRYALTPMHETMSELLHGGQAPVYVVHFSQAAAIERAQTLMSINVSSKAEKEAIADMIGEFRFAAGFGKTLSRLVRHGIGVHHAGMLPKYRRLVEQLAQAGLLKVICGTDTLGVGINVPIRTVVFSALTKYDGVRQRHLKAREFHQIAGRAGRAGYDTDGYVVVEAPDHVIENAKALEKAGDDPKKKRKITRKKAPEGFVNWTESTFERLVAAEPEPLTSSFRVSHSMLLNVISRPGNAFDSMRHLLEDNHEDRPAQRKHILRAIAIYRALLAAGVVERLDEPDEQGRIVRLTVDLQFDFALNQPLSPLALAAIELLDTESPSYALDVVSIVESIVDDPRPVLSQQQFKARGEAVQAMKAEGIEYDERMELLEEVSYPKPLAELLEVAYRGYRQGHPWVDDYQLSPKSVVRDMYERAMNFVEYIGFYQLARSEGLVLRYLADTYDTLRHTVPDEAKTEPLQDLIEWLGELVRQVDSSLLDEWEALRHPDSDDPHAPPALPEGPPPVTRNERAFRVLVRNQLFRRVELAARRNYYELGELDAASGWTADEWEDAMEEYFEEHDELGIGPDARGPALLMIEREPELWKVRQIFDDPDGNHDWGISAEVDLAASDEAGTAVLHVTAVDRL
- a CDS encoding primosomal protein — its product is MAQDIVPVELGLPQGDLVTLWAPRWREDGEEWEAFLGDEEDLYAFPDAAHLAAFVRTAEQHDLIDHPAWHAVPALNVPELIPDDDHSYDLVGVPELVAEEPDSWTIGELAEIVGIVRSLADVCELEEVHEVLDSCEGFSLLEQGRLPFTGREGERLWTDLSEAVSEKWDVVLDAIDGLVTVPDVDATLLEQTAEELATFLEESAEAEAAAAEGTDDDLEAVDGDDAEAEEDEAPTGFWAEVGIDPIKIVTKSDEYYSLRCYLDDEPIFLGSDGRIDVYSSPRALSRALAEPKELAGSELAEVSTWDEVLAKATGGDLEIEVHEDNTYVLAGLDEDIAEGIDAIDPTQLELAVELLTDTADWADDDSVGEALQKSESLGWLVNFVIEPDPTRLAPSAPFDAEEGAWRKLVESFEDRLRTH
- a CDS encoding MFS transporter, which gives rise to MAQTVTASRRRWLVLALGLLAQAASCAFLYGIPFLVPVLQEIEGLSLAAAGAVVAAPSIGLLLTLIVWGAAADRYGERLIMALGLGASGLLLSYTALNPTSLPVLFSVFLLAGAATASVNAASGRVVMGWFSASERGMAMGLRQTAQPIGVGIAALALPPLAQAHGWRAALLFPGLLAILVAVLVAALVTDPPRPEPVAGAPAKPPSPYRTPVLWRLHGASALLVVPQFAVSAFAPVYLVAVRDWSPLAAGWFLAAVQALGALARIGTGYWSDRVGSRLRPMRRLAVASAAVMLLVAAGDATAPWLVVIALVLAAVISVSDNGLGFTASAELAGHAWAGRAMGAQNTGQNIAAAATPPLLGLVIGDSRYALAFCVAAVFPLLAIWLTPVHAERD